The genomic stretch AATACGGAAGTTTTCTTCTGAATCGTTTCCTGCCCTCATCGAGCTGGATTTGTCGGATAACTTGCTGGAGGCTATTCCCGGTGGTTTGGGGCAGCAACTAACTATGTTAACTTTGGACGGTAATCCTATAAATCGGATATTCATTGATAATCCTATGGTGCTGAAGGTACTTTCACTGAACAGAATGCCCAATGTGGTTGAGTTGGAGGCGTCGGCTTTCAAGGAACTAGGTATGTTATCAGTTATTTTTTATCGCTTACATGAAGCGTTATTCCAAAACCAACAGTTGGCGCGGATGAATCCAAGGAACTTGACTGTGTTGAGATTCGAATCGCTGGGTGTCTAAACTTACGTCACATAGACCCAAAGGCATTTGAAGGAACTACCGTTTGCAAGGTAACTAAACTAGAGAATCATAATCATATTTTAAATGCTAATTTCGTTTCCTCCGCAGCTGGATCTGAGTAACAATCAGCTCACAACCATTCCTGAAGAGCTGATTGATTGGAAAAGCTTGTACGGTGGAGTGAATCTACAAGGAAATCCATTGGATTGTAGCTGCTCGCAACAGTGGTTGGTTGATGAGCTCCTGTCGCTGCTCTACGAGAAGAGGGACCTGCAATATTTGCTGGATAATTTACGCTGCGCTACTCCTCCTGAGCGAAAAGGCCAGCGATTGGTAAAACACCTTGGCCATAGAGGCGCATTTTGTGGAGCTGTAAAAATGGAACGGTTGCGTAACAGTCCAGGCGAGGACAACGTGGTACAAGCCGGCTTCGGAAGTATATTTTGTACCCAGTACGATGAGGATTGCCTGCACGCGCATGAAGGAACGGGATTGATAATATTTATAAGCATGGTAGTAATCACATCAATTCTGTCACTGGTAATGCTGGTTTTCATTCTCGTTCGAAGGAGAAACGAACGGAGAAATATGTCGAAGGAAGGTGCGTTACTAATGCCACAATATAGGTTTTAATTAGTATAAGGTAAACTAAGAACCTGTAAGGAATATTCTTTCAAACAAGTCTACATTTACATATATAATAGATAATAACGAACGATTGCCTG from Wyeomyia smithii strain HCP4-BCI-WySm-NY-G18 chromosome 3, ASM2978416v1, whole genome shotgun sequence encodes the following:
- the LOC129727755 gene encoding insulin-like growth factor-binding protein complex acid labile subunit isoform X2 → MRCHCLLLQNFVHISASPQVIELSFKSVSLETLPTEPFRNVRNLEILTITGNNLQTIEHDFFAIENNLLRLDLSNNSLVSLSALEQSRFEKLEFIDLSRNKLGTVSRQLLYVLQNASRVRLENCDIYSWDCPANTRWKVLDLSWNHLTDITTKTFNDLEQLEELYLSHNDIRIVYPQAFENLQQLVRLDLSHNDIFNLAYSLIVPSTVEMINFANNSAERWPFHKLSENLRVIDIQYNELSEINPDQTVNVVRLNASHNQIRKFSSESFPALIELDLSDNLLEAIPGGLGQQLTMLTLDGNPINRIFIDNPMVLKVLSLNRMPNVVELEASAFKELVGADESKELDCVEIRIAGCLNLRHIDPKAFEGTTVCKLDLSNNQLTTIPEELIDWKSLYGGVNLQGNPLDCSCSQQWLVDELLSLLYEKRDLQYLLDNLRCATPPERKGQRLVKHLGHRGAFCGAVKMERLRNSPGEDNVVQAGFGSIFCTQYDEDCLHAHEGTGLIIFISMVVITSILSLVMLVFILVRRRNERRNMSKEGALLMPQYRF